A window of the Arachis duranensis cultivar V14167 chromosome 5, aradu.V14167.gnm2.J7QH, whole genome shotgun sequence genome harbors these coding sequences:
- the LOC107488685 gene encoding probable proteasome inhibitor, translating into MVSDKTVLAVIRASRPTFRNQNDKIAFAVHSSFLASGYVLTATGSQALSDTALSNSSNAVDQWNELNDEYAFVYANPERGSKKVLLKCLVMNEILLVDALSEGSSEPVHLDINVGEYAGEDGGSNYSQQFKNLDKLVKIIDGDILSKFDGSANASSSNKRSETTERQEIHETGTRFGDPAIPPNHPVGIAFPPVSIGSGSDLFPGTAAGMYPSRGGHNIGGSMLVGPNDPRFFGGIGGIGGEPGFPGGQLDVPPGARFDPYGPPGVPGFEPNRFTRNPRRPGYDAHPDLQHFRRDPDSDYI; encoded by the exons ATGGTGAGTGACAAGACAGTGTTGGCTGTGATCAGGGCGTCGAGGCCCACCTTCCGCAACCAAAACGACAAAATCGCCTTTGCCGTTCACTCCTCCTTCCTCGCCTCCGGTTACGTCCTCACCGCCACTGGTTCCCAAGCCCTCTCCGACACTGCGCTTTCCAATTCTTCCAACG CGGTTGATCAGTGGAACGAGCTAAATGACGAGTACGCGTTCGTTTACGCAAACCCAGAAAGGGGTTCGAAGAAAGTACTCTTGAAGTGCCTTGTGATGAACGAAATATTGCTCGTTGATGCTTTGTCTGAAGGGTCTTCGGAGCCTGTGCACCTTGACATTAA TGTTGGGGAATATGCAGGAGAGGATGGCGGTAGCAATTATTCTCAGCAGTTCAAGAATTTGGACAAGCTTGTAAAGATAATAGATGGGGATATCTTGTCTAAATTTGATGGTTCTGCCAATGCCAGCTCGTCAAATAAAAG GTCAGAAACAACTGAAAGACAAGAGATACATGAGACTGGTACTAGATTTGGTGATCCTGCCATTCCCCCAAATCATCCTGTTGG AATTGCGTTCCCTCCTGTTTCCATTGGGTCTGGTAGTGATCTTTTTCCGGGAACGGCTGCTGGAATGTATCCTTCAAG AGGTGGTCACAACATTGGTGGGAGCATGCTTGTAG GGCCTAATGATCCCCGTTTCTTCGGTGGTATTGGTGGTATCGGCGGAGAACCAGGCTTTCCTGGAGGACAGCT GGATGTTCCTCCCGGTGCTCGATTTGATCCATATGGTCCTCCTGGTGTTCCTGGTTTTGAGCCTAACAGGTTTACAAG GAATCCTCGTAGGCCAGGATATGACGCTCATCCAGATTTGCAACATTTCCGGAGAGATCCAGATTCAGACTATATATAG
- the LOC107488683 gene encoding protein FAR1-RELATED SEQUENCE 5-like translates to MSINEDDVKNDSDNDLGDDFDYQPNAEDDAEDDDVDSLDSTSKSEEVCGVKRIADLMVEDIWNLEFRTEDEACQFYNAYSCWHGFVMRKDDVVRDNQGRIISRQLVCNKEGWRNMRYLDIDDRSREARSLTRTKCPARLRVKLDYGCGRWKVSCFVESHNHDLTPPQFAHLVPANHRLTVTDRVQVENLHNFGVKSCHIMGYIAFQKGGYRHAGFTRKDLYNHIDRYRRAKVKNGDANAAINYLIGKSNNDPLFFGKYTFTSDERLEHIFWADGQSIIDYHCFGDIVAFDSTYKKNKYNKPLVILSGCNHHGQTVIFGSGLLSDKTTETYKWLLETFVEAMGGKNPKAVITDGDLAMRDAIKNFLPDATHRMSDKGKAIATASKKRKHSAPSIPSI, encoded by the coding sequence ATGTCCATAAACGAGGATGATGTGAAGAATGATTCTGATAATGATTTGGGTGATGATTTCGATTATCAACCGAATGCAGAAGACGATGCTGAAGACGACGATGTGGATTCGCTGGATTCTACTAGCAAGAGTGAAGAAGTTTGTGGTGTAAAAAGAATAGCAGATTTAATGGTGGAGGATATTTGGAACCTGGAGTTTAGGACAGAGGATGAGGCCTGCCAGTTTTATAACGCTTATTCTTGTTGGCATGGATTTGTAATGAGGAAGGACGACGTGGTTAGGGATAATCAAGGTAGAATCATTAGCAGGCAACTTGTTTGCAACAAAGAGGGCTGGAGAAATATGAGGTATCTTGATATAGATGATAGATCAAGGGAGGCAAGGTCACTAACGCGAACCAAGTGTCCAGCTCGGCTTAGGGTAAAGCTTGACTACGGCTGCGGTAGATGGAAGGTATCATGTTTTGTGGAATCTCACAACCACGATCTGACGCCACCCCAATTTGCGCATCTGGTACCGGCCAATCATCGTCTCACTGTAACTGATAGAGTCCAAGTGGAAAATCTTCATAATTTTGGTGTCAAGAGCTGCCATATTATGGGGTATATTGCATTCCAGAAGGGTGGATATCGTCATGCTGGCTTCACACGGAAAGATTTGTATAACCACATCGATCGCTATCGTCGGGCAAAAGTTAAAAACGGGGATGCCAATGCGGCAATAAACTATTTGATTGGCAAGTCAAACAACGATCCGCTGTTTTTTGGAAAGTATACGTTCACTAGTGACGAAAGGCTGGAGCATATTTTTTGGGCAGATGGGCAGTCAATTATCGACTATCACTGCTTTGGAGATATTGTTGCCTTTGATTCAACCTACAAGAAGAATAAATACAACAAGCCTTTGGTCATTTTATCTGGATGCAATCATCACGGGCAGACTGTTATCTTCGGCTCTGGCCTACTATCCGACAAAACCACAGAGACGTATAAGTGGTTGTTGGAAACCTTTGTTGAAGCGATGGGTGGAAAAAATCCTAAAGCAGTAATAACTGACGGAGACCTTGCCATGCGAGATGCAATCAAGAATTTTCTGCCTGATGCGACCCATCG